In the genome of Augochlora pura isolate Apur16 chromosome 8, APUR_v2.2.1, whole genome shotgun sequence, one region contains:
- the E(bx) gene encoding nucleosome-remodeling factor subunit NURF301 E(bx) isoform X3, producing MTGRGSKRRGRPPKSVVMERPKKFQYHLMKKPKYLQNKGSETPNSQPSTPTPSRPSSPVESEESRRSTRTRKSRGPRERHSRKGGHSGSGVYHRRGYNTNVDYNDSEYHYGSDFGDESSEKSEVEEDPLQSDVESSESIEEPDPSSDSDFSLSSYSTTSGTPRKTLLSQQRPPSPEPLWLQNRELPALVLPKSSDDLLVPKEYVMPSLSIYEVLRHFRTLVRLSAFRFEDFCAALICEDQTNLLAEIHTMLIKALLREEDSQQTHFGPLDQKDSVNVSLYFVDPMSWPEVLRSYVESDKCFDENILQILSTCEYPFTSIEDRIKVLQFLTDQFLITNPVREDLLHEGNMHYDDHCRVCHRLGDLLCCETCPAVFHLECVEPPLVDVPTEDWQCSTCKAHKVTGVADCIPDVEKNGSLCRQEHLGFDRHGRKYWFLARRVFVESDDGEVWYYSTPLQLDELLLTLDRTEMEVALYRELSDYKDEIVRQMELTESITNQFKGNKKSYLEVENSLILKLQKERQEKQEKEKEDKKEKQRQEAEDMVRRIHEGSDSLEAQLAAVTDQQDSKSAEESSTKENAPEMVAENVEVDSVDTDLDTANKNVKTSTSSSEEIDEEALDGEDGISKIGKDGKKHTIVTRSKTGSLQPRTFNMDDLKRRPGTQISKEELEKLDKSLKEEGDGTRLTRQKAHQIASGTHLFKLGMDNNFKSYVNQYSTNPIALNKAQRNEERDKKRHLSHKFSLTQASEFKWVGSLTGTRALLVSTLRQTILQLESSIQAPYMHTNWPLLRKPWTTAVGACINPRDFARALIVLQACIKSVVFASVWHDQLGHVKLQRVTALEREEKKRQDKKDKKEREDEEERNRLFNFVKYTLGLKHQVWKQKGEEYRIHGQGGWLWVSASRRYKLSDMTKLGLRTGPQKVMVQIRDQEGLKILALDPPTYDFLIKEYCPAKREENAEVEVKKEIKEEESSKDAMDVSVKQECKAENVKSEPSEDKKNADTATKIDGTDSKSVKQESKMNLSFLAGIKIEKVFTPIKEFEEIDITKALTTNGRLHYPKIAKKTRIDDFLARRTHLKLLEERRLLQTEKSKEQQNQSAGQKTDGESEVDIENNDESDTDGGEHTLQSILTGKQPSKTMSTSAREMLAVIGKRIQHDKAQYANIMRLTKNTSCYSRYCNMTTPPGKIGSTTQSLTSTCYSPICLQKARLKRDLIALLRKANALNNNQSPAALVANTTTAQAQQGAIKTETSDESKEAIKKDLESAVAMATHCKEETPATNVIRDIASPPAKKIKVEPNQKADNDASSENVDVVTTTTSSVVTTTTVTTTQQTVKTVDGVVQSMKENTTSKNSVSFSSEVKTSTGQKTTIVNRRGRTVHRSTVAKELNADGTERVYSAVSTEGKIYLKKVSISLADRKKKRTPVKYPLCSTFCTKNKHRSILLLPQHELRKLARVGGRMPVHGFHHVAKANMSVWPYPCPRPLFKTCWLYRTVGIKSLSAAALQLRILWACLRWDDMATKPLSTDGKHQITTDTEIMSLEILKHRHVGQFLDKAQYLRRKVVIPLELPKQVREVTSIRSGLRKRKRPESPQSTEPQVTEEWVDEDKLELWEIKQYGDRSRSGQPQSAGAGSNRNAGSTAGLGDQLVSGKATPEEIKEKMEQQLRMQRAAHQQKRALETLKSPANSTPTQLVKVTTNSSHDGTVKLVSKVAIPANPNSGTKSQLTSLLTTPTQNKTFIGTRRIYMTKSADGTTKVVSGPTSILPKTQLQTGNQQSLIKLSGQAAPVQQIQQKVQILRGPDGKLQVRGLMPGQQLVQMPDGKLHVLNTGQAITTAPAQTAANSSTTPVKSATTTNATKAAATTNATAGKTSPTKAAANATQQAQAAQQPQTPSQQAVQRPATTVAIATPTTATKNAIVVANTGQLVQGAQVLSTSGQVISGNQIVVTNANLAQQLATGKAQLTTIGGHQVVIRSTPTGNQIVHLNSANSSIIVKNTITPNKQQVPALQTAQTTTATTTGTQSTETTNTAVSSNATTNASVTNTTTSNQTSTAPAPGSVEASLLAGQPPGTVIKCVTAQVIQTTQGPRIVLQGLQGADFTPQQLAMVQQQVKQQLLKAQATTGKQGVLGPTKIYLAVQPAPNSQQAIQSSQSSTTVNTPTTPAGKPQTAQQPVVSPAAATESQTGTESIPELPATTEKPKVVVQQVGQPNVPSEEESQKTNVANGQQPLQTLKEGSDSSGNKFILTPDYIQQTIKNALKQENLNPEIEEKLLQLQRYQEKQMKGSVENSVATNQTHTTPTITTPRVPSRKRPAPSNIPTTTTPTSTQSSTNDQDTDWETPRKKPAIKQENRETPKVPKVEQSESETTPKNRAAKLKDSQELRRKQQVHSRMQVLLFRHKELLKKDILKKRALLEKELQIDIQKDLSAELASRTKAERHKQDEVKVGSAKRKANAQVPQQVSPPNRGGRPKKFKGQGSSTTPPGASTAATPNRIKKEKLYCLCRTPYDETKFYVGCDLCNNWFHGDCVGITEEMCKTLSEFVCTECRHARDTQELYCLCKQPYDESQFYICCDKCQDWFHGRCVGILQSEAENIDEYVCPNCQRNSSVNFANMKNLNAKDLDLLKKLIKQIQAHKSAWPFMEPVDPNEAPDYYKVIKEPMDLQTIDLRINDRSYKKLSEFIGDMTKIFDNCRYYNPKESPFFKCAESLETYFVHKIKSLREKFSEGK from the exons ACCACCAGTGGCACTCCCCGTAAAACATTGCTGAGTCAACAGAGGCCACCGAGCCCAGAACCGCTATGGCTACAAAATAGGGAATTGCCAGCATTGGTCTTACCTAAATCTTCGGACGACCTACTAGTCCCTAAGGAATATGTTATGCCATCTTTATCGATCTACGAAGTGTTAAGACACTTTCGTACACTGGTACGCTTATCGGCCTTTAGGTTTGAGGATTTCTGTGCTGCCCTTATTTGCGAAGATCAAACCAACTTACTGGCAGAGATACATACCATGCTAATCAAAGCTCTTCTTAGGGAAGAGGATTCTCAGCAGACACACTTTGGTCCCCTTGATCAGAAAGACTCTGTAAACGTTAGTTTGTATTTCGTGGATCCTATGTCTTGGCCAGAAGTGCTACGTTCTTATGTAGAAAGCGACAAGTgttttgatgaaaatattctacaaattttaTCGACTTGCGAATATCCATTCACTTCGATCGAGGACAGAATCAAAGTGCTGCAATTTTTAACAGATCAGTTCTTAATCACAAATCCTGTAAGAGAAGATCTGCTACATGaag gAAATATGCATTATGATGATCACTGCAGAGTTTGCCACCGTTTGGGAGATTTGTTATGTTGTGAAACCTGCCCAGCTGTTTTTCATTTAGAATGCGTTGAACCTCCATTAGTTGATGTTCCTACAGAAGATTGGCAATGTAGTACATGTAAAGCTCATAAAGTAACTGGTGTTGCGGATTGTATACCCGATGTTGAGAAGAATGGTTCACTATGTCGTCAGGAGCATTTAGGATTTGATAGGCATGGCAGAAAATATTGGTTTCTTGCTAGAAGAGTTTTTGT TGAAAGCGATGATGGTGAAGTTTGGTATTATAGCACACCTTTACAATTGGACGAATTATTACTTACATTAGATCGTACTGAAATGGAAGTTGCACTGTATCGTGAATTATCAGACTATAAAGATGAAATTGTACGACAAATGGAACTCACAGAATCAATTACTAATCAGTTCAAGGGTAACAAGAAGTCGTATTTAGAAGTAGAAAATA GTctcatattaaaattgcaaaaagaaCGACAGGAAAAGcaagagaaggaaaaagaagataaaaaagaaaagcaaagaCAAGAAGCTGAGGATATGGTACGCAGAATACACGAGGGTTCTGACTCTCTTGAGGCACAGCTTGCAGCTGTAACAGATCAGCAAGACTCAAAGTCAGCTGAAGAGTCGTCTACGAAAGAAAATGCTCCTGAGATGGTTGCAGAAAATGTAGAAGTAGATAGTGTAGATACTGATTTAGATACagctaataaaaatgtaaagacATCTACTTCATCGTCTGAAGAAATCGATGAAGAGGCTTTGGACGGAGAAGACGGTATCTCGAAGATCGGCAAAGATG GTAAGAAACATACGATTGTAACAAGATCAAAGACGGGGTCGTTGCAGCCTAGAACATTTAACATGGACGATTTAAAGAGACGTCCCGGTACACAAATATCGAAAgaagaattagaaaagttaGACAAAAGTTTAAAAGAAGAGGGAGATGGTACACGGCTAACAAGGCAGAAAGCTCACCAAATAGCTTCTGGTACTCACCTATTCAAGTTGGGAATGGACAACAATTTTAAGTCGTATGTGAATCAGTACAGCACCAATCCTATTGCTCTGAACAAAGCACAGCGCAATGAGGAACGCGACAAAAAGAGACACTTGTCACACAAATTCTCGCTCACTCAGGCGTCCGAGTTCAAATGGGTGGGAAGTTTGACTGGAACCCGGGCTCTTCTAGTTAGTACCCTCCGTCAAACGATCCTCCAACTTGAAAGCAGCATTCAAGCACCATACATGCACACCAATTGGCCTCTTCTCCGTAAACCTTGGACCACAGCAGTGGGTGCATGCATAAATCCAAGAGACTTTGCGCGAGCTCTTATTGTATTGCAGGCATGCATCAAGTCAGTGGTATTTGCTAGTGTATGGCACGATCAACTTGGACACGTGAAGTTGCAAAGAGTAACGGCTCtcgaaagagaagagaaaaagcgTCAAGATAAGAAAGacaagaaggagagagaggatgaaGAAGAACGGAatcgtttgtttaattttgtaaaatacacATTGGGCTTGAAACATCAAGTGTGGAAGCAGAAAGGGGAAGAATATAGAATCCATGGACAAGGTGGTTGGTTATGGGTATCTGCTAGTCGTCGCTACAAGCTCTCTGATATGACGAAGTTAGGTCTACGAACGGGTCCACAAAAAGTCATGGTGCAAATAAGAGATCAAGAGGGATTGAAGATATTAGCTTTGGATCCTCCCACGTATGATTTTTTGATTAAGGAATATTGTCCAGCAAAGAGGGAAGAGAACGCAGAAGTAGAGGTGAAGAAGGAGATCAAAGAGGAAGAATCCTCCAAAGATGCTATGGACGTATCGGTAAAGCAAGAATGCAAAGCAGAAAATGTGAAGTCTGAACCATCTGAGGACAAGAAGAATGCAGACACAGCTACAAAGATAGATGGGACAGATTCCAAATCAGTTAAACAAGAatcaaaaatgaatttgtcaT ttttagcaggtataaaaatcgagaagGTTTTCACCCCGATTAAAGAATTCGAGGAAATCGACATCACTAAAGCACTAACTACTAACGGGAGACTCCACTATccaaaaattgcgaaaaaaaCTAGAATTGACGATTTTCTAGCGCGTAGAACACATTTGAAACTTTTGGAGGAAAGGAGATTATTACAGACT GAAAAATCAAAAGAGCAGCAGAATCAATCTGCGGGTCAAAAGACTGATGGAGAATCCGAAGtagatattgaaaataatgacgAAAGCGATACAGATGGTGGTGAGCATACTTTGCAAAGTATACTCACTGGAAAGCAGCCTAGTAAAACGATGTCAACGTCGGCCAGGGAGATGCTGGCTGTAATAGGAAAGCGTATTCAGCATGACAAAGCGCAGTATGCAAATATCATGAGACTCACCAAGAATACGAGTTGTTATTCGCGATATTGCAATATGACGACGCCACCTGGGAAGATCGGCAGTACAACGCAGAGTTTAACGTCTACATGTTATTCCCCTATATGTCTTCAGAAGGCCAGATTAAAGCGCGATCTTATTGCACTGTTAAGAAAGGCCAATGCTTTGAACAACAATCAGTCGCCAGCCGCTTTGGTGGCTAATACAACCACCGCGCAAGCACAACAAGGTGcaattaaaacagaaactaGCGATGAGAGCAAAGAAGCAATTAAAAAGGATTTGGAATCCGCGGTGGCGATGGCAACGCATTGTAAGGAAGAAACACCAGCTACCAATGTAATCCGAGATATAGCTTCACCGCCTgccaagaaaataaaagtcgaaCCTAATCAGAAAGCTGACAACGACGCGAGTTCAGAAAACGTAGATGTGGTGACAACTACAACGAGTAGTGTAGTCACCACTACTACGGTAACTACAACACAGCAAACTGTAAAGACTGTAGACGGTGTAGTACAGAGTATGAAGGAAAACACAACTTCTAAAAATTCGGTTTCCTTTTCATCCGAAGTTAAAACTAG CACGGGCCAGAAGACTACGATTGTAAATCGAAGAGGCAGAACTGTACACAGGAGTACTGTTGCCAAAGAGTTGAATGCAGATGGCACAGAAAGAGTTTACAGTGCTGTTTCAACCGAAGGAAAGATTTACTTGAAGAAAGTTTCAATTTCTTTAGCtgatagaaaaaagaaacgtacCCCTGTCAAGTATCCGCTGTGTTCCACATTTTGCACAAAGAATAAGCATCGTAGTATATTATTGCTTCCGCAACACGAGTTACGAAAATTGGCTAGAGTCGGTGGACGAATGCCAGTTCATGGATTCCATCATGTGGCTAag GCAAACATGTCTGTTTGGCCATATCCTTGTCCCAGACCACTTTTTAAAACTTGTTGGTTGTATCGAACAGTGGGAATAAAATCACTGTCCGCGGCAGCCCttcaattaagaatattatggGCATGTCTTCGATGGGATGACATGGCCACAAAGCCATTGTCCACGGATGGTAAACATCAGATCACAACAGACACAGAAATCATGTCGTTGGAAATACTCAAGCATCGTCACGTTGGACAATTTCTTGATAAAGCACAGTACTTACGCAGGAAGGTTGTTATACCTCTGGAATTGCCCAAACAAGTCAGAG aGGTAACGTCCATAAGAAGCGGTctcagaaaaagaaaacgaccAGAATCGCCACAAAGCACAGAGCCACAAGTTACAGAAGAGTGGGTTGATGAAGATAAATTAGAATTGTGGGAAATTAAACAGTATGGTGACAG GAGTCGATCGGGTCAGCCACAATCTGCAGGTGCTGGTTCTAACAGAAATGCAGGATCGACCGCAGGGTTGGGTGATCAACTCGTTAGTGGTAAAGCAACACCGGAGGAGATTAAGGAGAAAATGGAACAACAGTTACGTATGCAGAGAGCTGCCCATCAACAGAAGAGAGCTTTGGAAACCCTGAAGAGTCCTGCTAACTCAACGCCCACGCAACTTGTTAAAGTTACTACCAACTCTTCTCATG ATGGCACAGTGAAACTAGTTTCAAAGGTTGCAATACCAGCTAATCCAAATAGTGGAACAAAATCTCAATTGACTTCTCTTCTGACAACACCTACGCAAAACAAGACGTTTATCGGAACGAGGCGcatttatatgacaaaat CGGCAGATGGAACGACAAAAGTTGTTTCCGGACCTACAAGCATTTTGCCCAAGACACAATTGCAAACTGGAAATCAACAGTCGTTGATCAAACTTTCTGGGCAAGCAG CTCCTGTGCAACAAATTCAACAAAAAGTACAGATTTTAAGAGGACCGGACGGTAAACTCCAAGTTCGTGGTTTAATGCCTGGACAGCAATTGGTACAAATGCCTGATGGAAAATTGCATGTGTTGAACACTGGTCAAGCAATTACAACTGCCCCAGCACAAACTGCTGCAAATAGCTCAACAACACCG GTGAAATCCGCTACTACAACAAATGCAACTAAAGCAGCTGCAACGACAAACGCTACAGCTGGCAAAACTAGTCCAACTAAAGCAGCAGCGAATGCAACGCAACAAGCACAGGCGGCGCAACAACCACAAACGCCATCTCAACAGGCTGTGCAACGTCCTGCAACGACTGTGGCGATCGCAACACCTACGACAGCAACAAAAAACGCTATTGTAGTAGCTAACACTGGCCAACTTGTCCAGGGTGCACAA GTTCTATCTACTAGTGGGCAGGTAATCAGTGGAAATCAAATAGTAGTCACTAATGCGAATCTAGCTCAGCAACTTGCAACGGGCAAAGCTCAATTAACGACAATCGGTGGACATCAAGTAGTGATTCGCAGTACACCTACGGGCAATCAAATTGTGCATTTAAATTCAGCGAATAGTAGcattatagttaaaaatactattacacCAAATAAGCAACAAG TTCCTGCGTTACAAACTGCTCAAACAACGACAGCAACAACGACGGGAACACAATCTACGGAAACAACAAATACTGCTGTCAGCAGCAACGCGACTACAAATGCAAGTGTGACTAATACGACCACATCTAATCAAACTTCTACTGCTCCAGCACCTGGTAGCGTGGAGGCGTCTTTATTAGCTGGTCAACCACCTGGGACTGTCATCAAGTGCGTTACAGCACAAGTAATTCAAACTACTCAAGGTCCTCGTATAGTCTTACAGGGATTACAAGGTGCAGACTTTACACCGCAGCAACTTGCGATGGTGCAACAGCAAGTCAAGCAACAACTGCTCAAAg CTCAAGCTACTACCGGAAAACAAGGTGTACTAGGGCctactaaaatttatttggctGTTCAACCAGCGCCGAACAGCCAACAAGCTATTCAAAGCTCTCAAAGCTCAACAACAGTAAATACTCCTACTACTCCAGCCGGAAAGCCGCAGACTGCACAGCAACCAGTTGTTTCACCTGCTGCTGCAACTg AATCACAAACAGGAACAGAAAGCATTCCAGAACTTCCAGCAACAACTGAGAAACCTAAAGTAGTTGTCCAACAAGTTGGGCAACCAAATGTACCCTCCGAAGAGGAGTCGCAGAAAACGAATGTAGCCAATGGTCAACAACCATTACAAACTCTAAAGGAAGGAAGCGACTCTTCaggcaataaatttattttaacaccCGACTATATACAACAAA CTATTAAAAATGCTTTGAAACAAGAGAACCTAAATCCAGAAATAGAGGAGAAGCTATTGCAACTACAACGATACCAAGAAAAGCAAATGAAAGGCAGTGTAGAGAATTCGGTAGCCACCAATCAAACTCATACTACGCCCACGATTACAACGCCGCGTGTTCCATCTCGCAAAAGACCAGCACCTTCTAACATTCCAACAACAACTACGCCGACGAGCACACAATCCTCAACAAATGACCAGGATACCGACTGGGAAACGCCGAGAAAGAAACCCgcaataaaacaagaaaatcgTGAAACACCAAA GGTACCAAAAGTCGAACAGTCCGAGAGCGAGACGACACCCAAAAATCGTGCAGCAAAGTTGAAAGACAGTCAGGAGTTACGAAGAAAGCAACAAGTGCATTCTCGAATGCAAGTCTTGCTATTTAGACATAAAGAACTACTTAAGAAGGATATCCTAAAAAAGAGAGCATTATTAGAAAAGGAATTGCAAATAGATATTCAA AAGGATCTGTCGGCAGAATTAGCGTCGAGAACGAAAGCAGAGAGGCACAAGCAAGATGAAGTCAAAGTGGGTAGTGCAAAGCGCAAAGCTAATGCTCAAGTACCTCAACAAGTTAGCCCACCTAACAGAGGAGGAAGGCCAAAGAAGTTTAAAGGGCAAGGAAGTAGTACCACGCCGCCAGGTGCATCAACTGCAGCTACTcctaatagaattaaaaaagagaaattgtaTTGTTTATGCCGAACACCCTATGACGAGACAAA attCTATGTAGGTTGCGACCTGTGTAATAACTGGTTCCACGGAGACTGTGTTGGTATCACGGAGGAAATGTGTAAAACTCTTTCAGAATTTGTTTGTACCGAGTGCAGACACGCGAGAGATACTCAAGAATTGTATTGTCTCTGTAAACAGCCTTACGACGAATCTCA attttatatatgcTGTGACAAGTGTCAAGATTGGTTCCACGGTCGATGTGTTGGTATACTTCAATCGGAAGCAGAAAATATCGACGAATACGTTTGTCCGAATTGCCAGcgaaattcttctgttaattTTGCTAACATGAAGAATCTGAATGCGAAAGACCTCGATCTCTTGAAGAAACTTATTAAGCAAATACAg GCACACAAAAGCGCTTGGCCATTTATGGAACCCGTGGATCCAAACGAAGCTCCTGACTACTACAAAGTTATTAAGGAACCAATGG ACTTGCAAACAATAGATTTGAGGATAAACGATAGGTCTTACAAGAAGCTAAGTGAATTCATCGGAGACATGACAAAGATATTCGACAACTGTCGCTATTATAATCCGAAAGAGTCACCGTTCTTCAAATGCGCAGAATCGTTAGAAACATATTTTGTCCATAAGATTAAGAGCTTGAGAGAAAAGTTTTCTGAGGGGAAATAA